GTTAGCGACAAACCGATTTTATATTTCGGGTTACGTTTCCTTGGCTCGCCGTTTGCCAAAAACTGCTCAAGGTTGCTGGCCGGAGCAATAGTTAAGGCTTCCGCTTCTGTGACACGAGTCCGATGGTTACGTTACTGTGTGGATCGGTCTAGCACAGGGTCTAGCATACGGGGACACAATTGTGATGGACGCAAAGGGGTAGCTACGGGCGTTCGGACGATTGGAGTATCGATTTTGGGTGAAAGGTGTTCGCGCGTTTAATCGCTGGAGGGGCGGGATGGTCGTTTGTCGGTCGGTGCGTAGGAATGGATCGTTCAAACGACGCGGTTATGGTCGGTGCAAAGCGATCTAATCGCTTGGTGAGCCGTTTAGCGTAGATTTCAATACAGTTACAGCTGTGAGCTCCGAGTGGCAGTTTTTTACGTTCAAAACCCCGCTTTACTCACCATGGTGGAAATATTTAGTTTGTTAGTTATAAAAATGTCAACCTGATCACAGATCGCTCGAAGGTAGATTGGCGAGTGTTTTTCTTGCAGCATGCTTTGCTTGGTAGGTAGTGAGAAGGTTAAAACGATCGTAACTGCGTGCACCGGTTTAGCTGAAGGATCATTTTAATCATAACTAGTTTGTTAAAGAACGGTTTGGGAAAACTCGTCCATTCGGTTTGtatgtaaatatttgaatataAATAGATATATTTATGCTTCCGCGGTCATAATTACAAGATTCTGTTCTGCTCATCCAATGGGACGATAAAAAATTGAGCATCAAATCAGAAttgtaaattgaaaaaaatgaatttaattctTTTCTTGCATCGATTAGGTTGGTCTTCTTCAACCTAAGATTTCTTCAAGGCTTTGCTACATAATTCAaactgtattttttgttttagttgcaTCAAACGATTTCACAACTTATGGTAACAACTTTCTATGGAACATGATTTAttcacttttatttatttattattaagtatgacggcatagcaatacggcctggccgtcccttatgaataaaaaaaaaaaaaaaaaaaaaaaagtatgacggcacgttaCCGTACTGTCAATTTAttcactttttctttctctatttttcATGCTTAGACACCATTTGCGAACAAATACTAAATGAATTATACACAGCATGATATTTAGTCGTTACGACAATTAACATATTGTTTCGAAATTTATGTTGTACGGTTCTTGCGAAGCTTCTACATGTTATTGTGCGGATGTCTGTGtcgaaatatattttttttaattcgtgaAATTCTGGAAATatattaagaaaaaataactattttccttttttaaaaaatctaaatattGCCGTGTGTTCTAAAGACAAATTATActtaaatgaaatgaaatgactGAACTTATATTTTGCTGCTCACATTTTAATATGATGTTTTCACCTTCATGACTAAGAAGTattttgaaatatgtttttcaaACCGTTGCctgtaaattttttattttatttctttgctgttataaaactgtttttaatgttttttttagagaaatatttgaaaaactgAACCTGGTCATCTCAATGGTCCGCTGCACCAGTTCGTGCTTGGCCGagctttaattaaattgttcgaagatcaatttttaattaaatttgccgATACGATCGTACCATCGTTTGAAGATCACAATGTGTCAAGTTTCATTGTTGGTTCTGCCACTGGCACTACTGATGCTAATTTTCACACCACACACGCAGTCCAGCGTCGCGTTCCGGCGCAATGATCGCGCTAGCACGCACGTCGATCGATTATCGCACGAGACAGACATCGAGCTGTGGACGCAATTGATCACATACACTCGCTGCTCACACGTGGTGCTGCTGGATTGCTTCGAGTTCTTCGGTACGTCATATTTATGGTGTTGTCccggtattattttttttgtcgctaaCAGTTCTGTGTAAACGATCGAGACTGTTAATGACATATGCTATTGAAAGCTTTCATCGCTGAGAAAACTCTCCGGGTGGGGGGGGTTTGTTTAGGGTTTGCTAAGCGGTCGTAAGTGATCTGTTGCTATCTCAATTTGCACCATAGCCAATCGACCAACGTTTGCAAGGCAACTGTTTGCACGGCTGACCGTGATCGGTGTACGGGTGTCCGTGCGACGTCATCTGCGAGAATCGGAGCAACTGCCACTGGCAACGCACCGGCTAGCGATTATCGTTCCGATCGTAATGAAGCCATCAAAGGTGGTGACCGATGAATTAGAGAAACTTTTCGAACAGGTACGATGGAACGATGCGCTATTCattcgacgaaaaaaaaaggcttttcaTACCGAGAAGAATTTTAATGGATTTTCTTACTTATATgtatattttgtttggttttcttctctctgttGACTGCCGGCGTGAAGATCACTCAGCAATCCAACTTTGTCGAATTCTACAGGTGGATGTTTTTGTTCCTCTCTGCCCATGAGAAAAACATTTGGTATGCCCTTCAAAAGCTCCCGCTACAGGCAGACTCGAACGTTTATTGTGCGACCGTTGGGAACGGTAAGGCGCTTCCCTTCGACCATCCGATTCACCTTGAGCGGAAGCTGATGCCTATAGATCGATACGTGCGACGCATGCAAATGACGATGGTCCACCCGGAAGCATCGAACCGCACGGTGGCAACACTGATGCTACCCGAGCCACAAACCCGGCCCAGCCTAACCGTGTGGCAACTGTACCGGCTCCAGACACGCACGAAAACGATCGACGTTGTGGTCGAGCTGGTAGGTAGGTATCGCGCACCGTACGTGAAACATTCTCCCTTGATCAAACGAAGCCATcataaaatgaacaaattttgtcagatttcttagacttGGTGTGTGCCTAATCAGGGGCAGAGAATTAGTATGGCCACGCTTAACTTGCATGAAGGTGAGCAGGTGAAATGTAAACGTGAAACCGATCGCATGAAGACCTACCATTGtctgttttgtgtgcgttaCGGCTACGTTGGTATTAGTTTTGGCTTTggtagtgtgtgtatgtaaaaaGACACAattcggggggggggggggggggggggaataaaTCAACACACTCTTCAGCATGGGCGTAAGTTTGGTAATAAATTGTGGCGCATAGGATTCGTATTCGAAGTATGGGAGTTTTTTATCATCACCCTGATTCATAGGGGCTGGCATTAGCTTATAGCGGGCGGATGCGCTAGCAACCTTTGTTTATGACCAAATGAACCAAATGAAGTTACAGCAAAGGTAAACAAAATGGAAGGAGCTGCCAAGATCATCCCTCTCTGGGTCTGGATTTAATAGGTATAGTGTCCTCGGGTTATAAAGCAGCAGTAGGCATCTCGTTAGATGGAGTAACTACGCCGCTGACGTAACACAACATCTCTTCTTCGTCGTCCCAAAAAAATTGAGGTCTCACACCACCCCTTAACATCCTCACAATGGACACTTGCTCCGTGCCCGCAGTGTACTTATGATCGGTACTGGGgcattttatttatgtgtgGCGCACGGTGTGCCTCCGATGCCAGTGGTTTGCCTGACCTACTGAACCACCGTTGCAGTCTCCATGCAAAAGTTCAACAAAGGACAATCACGGTGCCTGTGGCTATGGCGCGCATAAAGCGTTTTTACGCGTTGCTATTCTCCTATTGCACAATCAACCGCTAATGGTGCTTGGGAAGGTGTGTACTCTAGGCAACTTGGTGGCAGGAAGGTGGTGGTGTAAGAAAGGTTCTGCGTCCTGCGGACGGATTGGGTGTGAGCGAACGAGCGAGTGAGTGAATATGGCGGTAAGCGATAGGGAGTTTGGGAGCATCGTGGCAAAGTGTCTGCAGACATAAAACTCTTTTGGCTCTCTTTAAAAAACTTGGCAAAACGGATGGCAAATGATGTACGCTGGACTGTACTTGGCGCTCGTCTCGTCCACAACCCAGGCGTTagagaaaacaaacagtgATTGCCAGCGAGAGTTTGCCATTGTGCAAGAGGGTCTGGACTGGTGTGTCCTACTCTCGGTGACATCATGACTTCGAAGGTTAGAAGATCTTTGCGGATAAGGTGGAGCTAATAGCATCTCGCGGAGATAGTTGAATAATTGGATAGGTACCGTGTGTTGGCGTTTTAATggactttattttatttgaagttaCACACGGTTCATTTACCTCGCAGGAACAACCGATAAGGGACGGATGGTACTGCACCAGCCGCTAACACCTGAGCAGCGGAATGACTTCTTCGACCAGGCGGAGCTCACGATCATGGTGTACAGCTGCCGGGTGAGGCATATAAACTCTACCGACGTAGCCCAAAGCATGCCATTGTTTCGTAATGCAAGGTGAGCCAGACGGACCGTTTAGCATGCAGTCGAACAGGTACTAAACAATCGCTTTATTGAGTGACGCTTAATGGCTTCTCTCTCGCAGAATACGGATCGAATCGTACCGGTTTCGAGGGAGTCTAACGCGGACAGACTTAAACTTTCACCTAAGCTTAACGAAACCCTTGAACAATCGTTCGCGAGGATTATTCGCTTACTCTTTGCCAATTTTCGACGATCAGTAAGTAGTTCGATAAGCGAGTACTTTTCAACAAACTTTTTAAGGAAAACGAGAACTTCCTTTACAGCCTCAGCCTGTACATACACCAAGAGAATGTCGGTTATCACGAGCGATCGTCTAAAATGTTGATCGTAATACTGCTACCCATATCCTTGCTGGGCATGTTACTGTGCCTATCCGTGCAACTGGTACAAAACGTCACTAGCGCACGACGCATGAATGGCCGCCGAAACGTTCGTCCCACTGTCTCAATTGCCGATGCGGCCATTTGGCTCGCTGGAGTTTTCGCACAGCAAGGTAGCTTGATCCAGCCGAACTCTTCCTCCAGCATGATCGTCATACTGGTGGCACTGTATTTTTCCTCCATCATGTACTGTACCTACCTGACGGAAATTACCTCCCAGCTATCGGTAGACGTTGACGAGGTCTACGATCTTCAAACGTTACTGGTGGAAAAGGAGTATCGGATCGGTTTTGTCGAAAACTTTACGACCGATCGAACCTTTATCGGGGTACGTATTTGGCTTTTTCGGCGCATTAAGCAGAGgcgtaaaataaaaccagtttAAGGCTTCCGAGCAGGAAAATAAACATCAAACGGCTGAAGGTTGATGTTatgggaaaaatgtttcctagcttaaatgtgtttatgtgcttgcgtgtatgtgtgtttttaaccTTGTCCGTTTGCATTAAATTCTACTCATTAAATGCAGCTTCTAAAAAACCTTATGCTGGGCAATTTTATAACTATAAAACTAGCGTACTATGGCAAAAGCTTCTTGTTGAAGGAACTATTTATCTTATTCGAAAACATGACACTGTTAACATGTGATTTAtatcttaaataaaaaaaccacatatattttaattttgaattttattatttttactgcTTTTTAAATGTGTAAAAAGATCAATTTTGATGCTTGGTAGTTAGTATCCCAGCTActttttggaaaaatattcttcCTAATCGGTTGTATCACAATTATTGCAGCCATTACGTTTGACATccgtttcaaaatatttcttgAAGGTTcttattaaatatttcttaaaactaCAATATAGATATGTTTAAACTAATTTACTCCTTTACATTTTTGGGCAAATGGACAGTGACTATGCGGTATGCGATACATCCATCCAATATCGCAACTAAATTCGgcagaataatttatttgaaacatttagacctggtaaaaaaaattaacagtaATAATAGATTACATCCTTTAAATGCTTAGGATTAAGACTTTATTCTCTTAGCAAGAAGGCCGTAAGCGCTCGTATGAAAGGGTCATTCTGGCCATGGCGTATACTACGAGACGGGATAAGGAGAGGTGGTCATTGAAGAGGAGGGAAGCGATGACAACGATAAGAGGGATAAGAGGGAACCACTTCCGTGTAGCCAGTTAGAAAGCGGCAAACCCGGGTGAATTTCCGTTGAACTCTCTCTATCCTAACCATCGCTAACCAAAGCATACTCTAATATTGTGCGAAACCTGCACCAGTACAGAGATTACAGACAAAGAGGATTACGTATTTCAGAAGACAAACGAATAATAACACcaagtgttttatttgctttatacTGCATGCTATCGATATGAACGATCAAAGACAGTTTATCTTTCAGCCACACCACCATATATTTAGTAGAGAATACTCTAAATACTTAAGTTCCACAAAAGAAGTAGTCAAACCGAAATTTGCTAGTATAGCGACCAAATGACAGAATAAAACATTGATCAATTTGCAATTTGCGAAACTATTTGCACTGCTGCACTGTGTTAAGACGCAGCACACGATGTCATCTAAAACCTTTTAAGTTTCAGGTGTTGTAGCAAATTGGGGAAAGAATAAAAACTCCTAAAATGATATAGGGAGCTTCATCTTCTTTGGTTGTTCAAGCCCTTGGAGACCTTGGCCTGCAGTATATGGCTTTACTTAGCTTCGTTTTACACGAAGCTGAATAGACCGTCCTGGAGACATAGCCTTAAAAACAGCTACTACTTTATCAATAGTATATGAATAGTTGAATATTAAATGTTTCTTCTCAAAGCCCATCGTTTCCAgcggcttcttcttcttggcctaacaCCCTTCTagttcacgccggccatcgaatggtatACTAGAcataccgataccacgtagttgggtggTCAGTCTTTACTACGGTgcaacggtccgaatgggatttaaaccccagtcctgccgtgtataGACCGGAATCTTGTCTATAGACTATAAAGGGTTGTGTAAAGACCGGAAGCTTGTCTATTCACCTGTAACAATTAATACCAAATGTGTTaagtttattgctttttttcactATCTAGGCAGTTTGTATCAATTTTGTTCAATAATGAGAGTCagctctctctccctctctatctctttttcTTAGCAAGCCCGTATATTGTGCATTCAACCAAATAAAGCTTAACGCCATGCCATGCCTCCTTAAAAtccattttgttgtgctttcgTGTTTAACACCGCTTGTCGATTTGTTCCATGTTTTCCGCGCCTTTCACGGTTAGCTGATTATTTGTGTCACAGATCagtgtttttgattttctgaCTGCACATGCATCCTGGTATTGCGAGCACGAGTGCATCGGTGTAGAATGAAGGTCCTATTagaatgtctttttttttttttgtctccccTAACAGACGATCTTTTTCAGACACCGTTTTTTTGATAGCATGCCATAGTTTGACTTCTTTCGGTAAATTTTCAGACACGCTACGATCCAGTAATTAGTGAGGTAATGCAGCGAATGCAGCAAGACAAGTCGCTGTACGTGTCATCGCACGATGATGGATTGCAACGCGTACTTACCTCGAAATACGTGCTCATTGGCAATCCGGAAATGGTGCGTGTAGCGATGCAAAAGCTACCCGACCAGCAAAACTGTATTGTAAGTACCGTAAGTTTCGGGGATCCTTTCTATggtaatttttattcattcttttCTCCCATTCACAGATCACCGAAATACAACTGAAAGGAATAGAGTACATGCTAGCACTTAAAATACCGTACAGTAATGCGTACCGTAAAATGATCAACTACGAGTAAGTCCATCTGAAATATGCTAGTATTGAGTGTAGTAATAAGCACATGAAATTGCACAATCTCATCGACAGAATCTTGCGATACTACTCGAACGGGATTAATAGTCGTATAGGGGAAGCTATGGTTCCTCGCCGAAGCAAATGTATTAAACAAAAGCAATTTCATCGCATCTCTACGAACAGTACAACATTTCAGCTGTTATTGTTCATGTCGGGTGCTGCATTAGCTGTGGTTTTGTTGGGGATAGAGATGTTTGTGCATTACTACTGTGCAAAGGATACGGTTAAGAGGGTTCGtataaaaaagtaattttgtGTGGTACTGCAATTGAAATTTTCCAATCCATAAATATTGAACTTGTAATGAAGGGATCAGtcaacaaacaatcaaacaatttcaagcaaaacttgtttatatttttaattataaagtGATTATTCAACTGTTTGCTAGGCTTTAACTAGGACCGTCATGCTCACTAGTTGTACTATAGAACTGTTGTTGTAAAAGTTTATgtattataaattaaattttttacttTCTCTATGTATTTATGTACTTAATAACCGTAAACACAAAATAATGATACACATTGCCCTTTGTTTGTTATAAGTATCCtcttacaaaattttaaaattctgaaacaaAATAAGCTTACCCCACATTGTGCTGAAcctggaagaaaataaataaacattggcAGAtcaaaagtttaatttaatttggtatattttatttcacaacTAGTCCCCTCCCGTTCCCCAAAATGTCATCTACCCTTCTTCACGTTCTATTCCTCTGTTTAGTATCGTCCTGTATATCCTTCTGTATATATTATTCGCCTTCGGACTGCCCCAGAATTACGCGTGTCTGCGAATTGGAGCAAAAACAGTGCTCAGTTGATGCTTTACTACAAAAAAGATATGAAAACCCTATTTCAACTTATACTACGAACATGCAATCAATCAACCGATCATCCATCGGGCAGTACACAAAAACAGATTGACACAGCTGTCGTTATATGGCAACGGGCAGGCCAAACAGAGGTGCAAAAGGTGAACacgcaataaattatttatccaACCAAATCTCTTTGCCAGGAGGGGGAATGATGATGGGAGGACCTCAATGGTGGCTCATCACTTAACAAGGTAAAATGGTCAATTGCCCAAACTCAGCAGTCCGGGATGTAACTAGCGGCTAGTGCAGTCGTTCATTTTGGAGATAATGTTCACGTTTCAGATTGCACATATCCTCGGCACCGGCCTGCTTAAGACATTCGACGATCGGCTTACCACTGTCCACGGCCATCGTGAGACCCCGCTTGACGGCTTCGGTGGTCATGGTTTGCAGATTGGTCGCCTGCCCGGTAGCGGCACAGATGCGAATAAATGCGGTAGTACAACCGGAACCTAGCAATAGAAGTAGATAAAGTGAGACACATTACAGAACATTTCCAGCGAAAGAAAGATGATCATTCCTAATTTACCGTAGTTGCCAAACTCGCCACTCTGATAGTCGAACGGTAGCAGATAGTGGTACTGCGGCCAGTAGCTCTTGGTCACCAAAAACACCATATTCGAGTCCGACTGCTTGTGGCTTTTGTCTAGACCCCAGACAAAGTGAGCCGAATTGATGAGCCACGAAACGTTCAGCACGATCAGGTAGCGCAACGAGAAGGCGACAAAGATGGCCGCCTGTACGGTATCGCCCCAGTATTCGAGCGGTGCGTTGATCGGTAGCAGTACGAACAGTACTACGTAAAGCAACCAATAGAACCGCCGCTGGAACATAACAATCCGGTCCGATTCGAGATCGCTCATATCGATCGTTGCCAGCAGCTTTTCCTGCTTTGGGCTTAGCTTGCGTATGTTGGCAAACACTTGTGCGTGCAGAAAGTCCTTATCGCTGTAGTACGGATCGTCAACGGTGCGGTACTTTTCGTGATGGAGCCGATGCAAGCGTACCCAATCGTAGATTGAGCCCTGTAAACCGCGAGAGGATCAAGAAGGCAAAAGAATATGTGAGCTTTTTGAAGCTTTCGCGATCAAATCGAAGCTTGCGATTGAATCGATTCGAGCAGTCGAGCAGTTTTCGTGTAGCGTTACGCGTTACCACGCACCTGTCCGGCAAGCGTTTGGAAGATCATCAGCACGAAGCGAAGCAATGGGGTGGCTTGATACGTTCTATGCGCCCATAGACGGTGGGCCCCGGCCGTAACGCCCAAGATACCGCATAATGTGAGCAAGAATGCTGCAatggaagcaacaaaaaaaaagacacttaATAAACATCGACCACAGCCTGTCAGGATCAAGCGATCATCGAAACACTTACTGAAGATACACGTTATCACTGAGgtgtgagaaaataaaacgaatacACCGTACACGCCTAGAATGTTAAGATGGATGTAAAACAGTACCGATGGCCAGCTGGCCTCTCGCTTCGTATCCCTCGAGAAGGAACTGGTGGGCTGTGCTTGCTCGGTTTTCGTATCAGTGCTGGCTGGCTGTTGTGCCTTGGTGTGTGCCGCCGTACCTCCCAGGTCCGCATTTGGAGCAAAGTTTTCATTGTGATCAGCCATTGTGTGATGGATTGCAGCTAGCTCGCAGTTACTCTTGTGACTATAAGATGGGTGTATGAAGGGGTTTTTGTTGATGGAATCTACGGaataaacgcaaaacaaacagacaagTATTATTATCTTACTCTAGCTTTTACCAGCATTAAGTGGCGGAGGAATGGTGACACACAGTTGTTCACCTCGCCGTAATTAAAAAGAGCAAGtaaaagagtaaaaataaatggaaataaatcatTGCACCATCACTTGTAGCAGATCACGCGCAGTTATGGATCATGAAGTTTTACAACAGCACGGTCAAGCACGATATGTGGCCCTCTCGCCGAATCTTTACTACT
This genomic window from Anopheles maculipalpis chromosome 2RL, idAnoMacuDA_375_x, whole genome shotgun sequence contains:
- the LOC126558389 gene encoding acyl-CoA Delta-9 desaturase, whose protein sequence is MADHNENFAPNADLGGTAAHTKAQQPASTDTKTEQAQPTSSFSRDTKREASWPSVLFYIHLNILGVYGVFVLFSHTSVITCIFTFLLTLCGILGVTAGAHRLWAHRTYQATPLLRFVLMIFQTLAGQGSIYDWVRLHRLHHEKYRTVDDPYYSDKDFLHAQVFANIRKLSPKQEKLLATIDMSDLESDRIVMFQRRFYWLLYVVLFVLLPINAPLEYWGDTVQAAIFVAFSLRYLIVLNVSWLINSAHFVWGLDKSHKQSDSNMVFLVTKSYWPQYHYLLPFDYQSGEFGNYGSGCTTAFIRICAATGQATNLQTMTTEAVKRGLTMAVDSGKPIVECLKQAGAEDMCNLKREHYLQNERLH